In Helianthus annuus cultivar XRQ/B chromosome 8, HanXRQr2.0-SUNRISE, whole genome shotgun sequence, a single genomic region encodes these proteins:
- the LOC110923456 gene encoding RING-H2 finger protein ATL46 encodes MGRILSENRQENGLWVELPVPSKITISPILLWVIVSMAAIFFISGIIHVLFKIYKQGHAYPSISQSIRYTEFSHPQSLGRQLQQLFRLQDSGLDPSFIERLPVFEYKHIMGTKYPFDCAVCLCEFAPHDKLRLIPVCSHAFHTHCIDTWLLSNSTCPLCRVNLSSESALTDPHAPLENCVNVSTNSIERVFSVRLGKLKSLKENEKSIGGEISRCNLDARRCFSMGSFRYVVDNVDMQVTLLDVKDNNVDCGKGEDNMDLRKLKYESLSVSKVWLWSKKGKFPVSSSETTEVRDVSSSQNIILSSN; translated from the coding sequence ATGGGTAGAATTCTCAGCGAAAACCGCCAAGAAAATGGCCTCTGGGTCGAGTTACCGGTTCCATCTAAGATCACAATCAGTCCCATTCTTCTCTGGGTGATTGTATCAATGGCAGCCATCTTCTTCATATCCGGGATCATCcatgttttatttaaaatctACAAACAAGGTCATGCTTACCCATCAATCTCGCAGTCCATTCGATATACTGAATTCTCGCATCCCCAATCTCTTGGAAGACAACTTCAACAGCTATTTCGGTTACAAGATTCTGGTTTGGATCCGTCTTTCATCGAGAGGTTACCAGTTTTCGAATACAAACACATTATGGGGACAAAGTACCCTTTTGATTGCGCTGTATGTTTGTGTGAGTTTGCACCTCATGACAAGCTTAGATTGATTCCAGTTTGCAGCCATGCTTTTCACACTCATTGCATAGACACATGGCTTCTTTCAAACTCCACATGCCCTCTTTGCAGGGTCAATCTTAGCAGCGAAAGCGCGCTAACTGATCCTCATGCGCCATTGGAAAACTGCGTTAATGTATCGACGAATAGCATTGAGAGGGTGTTTTCAGTGAGGCTAGGAAAGCTTAAGAgcttgaaagaaaatgaaaaatctataGGAGGGGAGATTAGTAGATGCAACTTGGATGCAAGAAGATGCTTTTCAATGGGTTCATTTAGATATGTGGTTGATAATGTAGATATGCAAGTAACTTTGTTAGATGTTAAAGATAATAATGTAGATTGTGGAAAAGGTGAAGATAATATGGATTTAAGGAAGCTTAAATATGAGAGTCTTTCTGTTTCTAAGGTTTGGTTATGGTCTAAGAAAGGAAAATTTCCAGTGTCTTCATCAGAGACTACTGAGGTTAGAGATGTTTCATCTTCTCAAAACATTATACTTTCTAGTAATTGA